The sequence below is a genomic window from bacterium.
TGAGCTACCACCCGCGGCAGATAATGCAGCTCGTACGCCGCCTGGAGGAACCGGATGCGCCGGACATCGTGCTGGCCAGCCCCTACATGCCGGGCGGCCGCACCGAGGGCGTGGCGCCGCTGCGGCTTTTTATCAGCCGGGCGGCCAACGTGATCCTGCGTCAGGCCATGGGACGGCGCTACTGGACCATGACCAGCGTGTTCCGCGCCTACAGGCGAAGGGTTTTCGAGTGCATCGAACTCTACAGCGAGGGCAAGGACATCCACCTGGAAACCGTGGCCAAGGCCGAGGCAGCGGGCCTGAGGATAGTCGAGTCGCCGGCCGTGCTGACCAGCCGCAAGCGCGGCAAGAGCAAGCTCAAGTTCCGCGTCACCGCGCTCAGCCACCTGATGTTCTCGTTCTACGAGCGGCCGATCCTGCTGTTCGGCGTGGCCGGCCTGGTCCTTATCCTGGCCGCGGCGGGAATAGCCGGGTATCTTTTCCACCTCTGGCTGATCGCGCGGCTGAACCCCACCCGCCCGATTGTCTGGCTGAGCGTGATCCTCCTGCTGGCCGGCATCCAGATCGCCGGGTTCGCGTTCGTGAGCACCCAGGTGAGCATGCTGCGGCGCGAGCTGTTCCGCACCCAGAAAGAAATCCTCCTGCTGCGGCGCGGCGACGCCCGGAAATGAGCCCCGCATGCCCGGCCCGGTCTGTGTCATAACCAACGCCTACCCCGACCTGCCCGGCTCCTACCACGGCTCTTTCATCCGCCGCACGGTGGAGGACCTGGCAGTGCGCGGCTGGCGCTCGTACGTGCTGGCCCCGCGTATCTACCGCGAAAGCCCCCCGCGCGAGAGCTTCCCAACTCACGACATCCGGCGGTTCCCGTTCCTCTCGGCGCAAAAGCTCCTTATCGAATACGAACGCACCCCGTACCTGCGCGTGGCCTCCCTTGTCACTTCGGGAACAGCGGCATCTGTCAGCGAAATTCTGCGCCACGGCTGCGGCCTGATCCACGCGCATTGGGCGTTC
It includes:
- a CDS encoding glycosyltransferase, which encodes METPRLSVVIPMYNEGENVRRTVAAVIAELEPAGIGFELVCVDDGSTDDTLGMILELAASDSRVRAAGHPVNRGRGAALRAGYAASAGEYIVAIDADLSYHPRQIMQLVRRLEEPDAPDIVLASPYMPGGRTEGVAPLRLFISRAANVILRQAMGRRYWTMTSVFRAYRRRVFECIELYSEGKDIHLETVAKAEAAGLRIVESPAVLTSRKRGKSKLKFRVTALSHLMFSFYERPILLFGVAGLVLILAAAGIAGYLFHLWLIARLNPTRPIVWLSVILLLAGIQIAGFAFVSTQVSMLRRELFRTQKEILLLRRGDARK